The nucleotide sequence CGGGGTTGGTACGGGTACCGGCTCGGCAGCATCAACCTCTCGCTGGATCTGCTCAAGCAGGGAACCGGGCTCGATGGCCTCGTCCTGGGCTTCGGTGCGCTGTGGGATCTCGCCTGTGGGTTGGCCGGTGCCAAGTATCGCTTCGTCACGGCTGACGCCAGGTTTGAAGTCGCCGGCGAGCCCAGCCAGCTGGTCGTTGGCGTTGAAAACCAGGCTCACGCGCTCTTGTTGGCGTTGGCTACCGCCCGGCTGGATGCTGTACAGATAATCCCATCGATTGGCATGAAAAGTATCAGTTATCAACGGGTTACCCATGATAAACCGCACTTGGGACCGGGTCATTCCGGGGCGCAACTGGTCTATCATGTCCTGTGTAACGACATTGCCCTGTTGAATGTCCACCTTGTAAACCCCCGGGAACGAACAACCGGCGAGTGCGAACAGGCCCACGAGCGTGAGGCCAGACAGCATGAGCTTGGTGTTTTGCATCGGTAGATGACTTCCACTATCTTGGCTGGGCAAAGCCCGGATCATACCTGTATTGAAGGAGGCTGCGAAACAGCAGCAGCGAGAAAGCCAACCATGGTAGAAAATCACGAACTACGTAAAGCTGGTCTCAAGGTAACCCTGCCGCGGGTCAAGATCCTGCAGATGCTGGATACCACGGAGCAGCGTCACATGAGTGCCGAGGATGTCTACAAGGCATTGATGGAGGCCGGTGAGGATGTGGGGCTAGCCACCGTCTATCGGGTGCTCACCCAATTCGAATCCGCAGGCCTGGTGGTTCGCCACAACTTCGATGGAGGTCATGCGGTATTCGAGCTGGCCGATGGCGGCCATCATGACCACATGGTTTGTGTGGAGACGGGAGATGTTATCGAGTTCTTCGATGACGAGATCGAGAAGTTGCAGAAAGAGATTGTGACGCGCCACGGCTACGAGCTGGTGGACCACAATCTGGTGCTCTACGTACGCAAGAAGTCGGAATGATTTCGAGCTGATAGCAAAAAGGCGACCCAAGGGTCGCCTTTTTGTTGCCGCGTTCCTCAGGCCTGGGCGGACTCGATCATTTGGCGAGCGTGCGCCAGTGCTTGTTCTGTCAGGTCGACGCCGCCGAGCATCCGTGCGATCTCTTCGATGCGCTCGTCCTTCTGCAGCGTTGCAACTGCCGTATGGGTTTCATCTTTTCCGCGAGCCTTGTGCACGAATAGATGGTTGTGTCCCTGCGCGGCCACCTGCGGAAGGTGGGTGACGGTCAGAACCTGCCCCTGCTCACCGATGCGGCGCAGCAGCTGCCCAACCACCTCGGCCGTTGGGCCGCCGATTCCCACGTCGACTTCATCGAATACCAG is from Pseudomonas saudiphocaensis and encodes:
- the fur gene encoding ferric iron uptake transcriptional regulator — protein: MVENHELRKAGLKVTLPRVKILQMLDTTEQRHMSAEDVYKALMEAGEDVGLATVYRVLTQFESAGLVVRHNFDGGHAVFELADGGHHDHMVCVETGDVIEFFDDEIEKLQKEIVTRHGYELVDHNLVLYVRKKSE
- a CDS encoding outer membrane protein assembly factor BamE yields the protein MQNTKLMLSGLTLVGLFALAGCSFPGVYKVDIQQGNVVTQDMIDQLRPGMTRSQVRFIMGNPLITDTFHANRWDYLYSIQPGGSQRQQERVSLVFNANDQLAGLAGDFKPGVSRDEAILGTGQPTGEIPQRTEAQDEAIEPGSLLEQIQREVDAAEPVPVPTPTPIETN